A single genomic interval of Negativicutes bacterium harbors:
- a CDS encoding ribonuclease H family protein, translated as MASKYYAVLVGKTKGVFTNWDECKKQIHGYPGALYKSFLTLREAEQYLTQGQPQKKCNETVPKNSYEIYVDGSYQNSRYSWGFVVMKNDEIIHEDCGLGTNEQAALSRNVAGELEAVINAVKWTQNNKIEHFYIYHDYIGISEWALGRWRTNNNLTKNYASFIKEYLPYITFIKVAGHSGIRGNEIADQLAKKALQENN; from the coding sequence ATGGCTAGCAAGTATTATGCGGTATTGGTTGGTAAAACCAAAGGGGTATTTACCAATTGGGATGAGTGCAAAAAACAAATACATGGTTATCCAGGTGCTCTTTATAAAAGTTTTTTAACATTAAGAGAAGCGGAGCAATACTTAACACAAGGTCAACCGCAAAAAAAATGCAACGAAACTGTGCCGAAAAACTCTTATGAAATTTATGTTGATGGAAGTTATCAAAATAGTCGGTATAGCTGGGGTTTTGTTGTAATGAAAAACGATGAGATAATTCATGAAGATTGTGGGCTGGGCACTAATGAACAAGCTGCTTTATCACGCAATGTTGCTGGAGAATTAGAAGCAGTGATTAATGCTGTTAAGTGGACACAGAACAATAAAATAGAACATTTTTATATTTACCATGATTATATTGGAATTTCAGAGTGGGCATTAGGACGTTGGAGAACTAATAATAATTTGACAAAAAATTATGCTAGCTTTATAAAAGAATATTTACCATATATTACATTTATAAAAGTAGCAGGTCATAGCGGAATTAGAGGAAATGAGATAGCAGATCAACTTGCCAAAAAAGCTTTACAAGAAAATAATTAG